CCAGCATCCTTAAGAGCCCCACCTCCGTCCCCGTACCCTCGAAGGATTTCACCAGCCGCACGGGGTCTTCCTTGCGCGTGAAGAAGCGCGGGTCCTGGGTGGCGAACATGCCGTCCTTTATCTCCGGGTCCGCAGCGTCCGGCGGGGTGAAGTGTACGGGGATGAATAGTCCGGGCTTCATTTCCTTCACCGCCTCCACAATCTCACCCGTGTCTATGGCGTGGATGTTGTCGACTATGGAGACGATGGCCACGTCCACGTCCTTAAGCTTCCCCATCTCGGGCGTGCGTGCGGTGTCGCCGGAGAAGTAGATCCTCTGCCCCTCGATCTCCATCAAAAAGCCGCACCCCTCGCCCTTTGTGTGAAAGCCGCGCGCGGCGTAGGCCTCCACCCCGGTTATCCGGACCCCTTTTAGCTCCACCGTCTGCCCTATCTTGACGGTCCTGACCCCCTTTATGTCCTCGGCGCAGTGCTTTATGTAACTCGCGTGGAAAGAGGCGAGTTGCGTCTCCTCGCCCCTTATGGCGCGCACGAACTCGGGCAGGCAGTGGTCCACGTGGTGGTGCGTTATGACGATAAGGTCGGCCTTCGGCGGGTCGGGGTCGAGCATCACCGGGTCGGTGTAGACGATAAGGCCGTCCGGCGTGGTTATCCTAACGGTCGACTGCCCCAGCCACTCGTACCTGAAGCCGCTATGTTCGATCGAGTCCTTCAACTCCGCCATGGCCCTAATTTAGCACGGGTGGCAGGCAGTTGACAACCCCCGGTAATTACTGTAATTTAAGGGTTGTTTTGGGTGAAGCCGTGGATGATAAGTTCTTTATGGCCTCGGCCCTTAAGGAGGCCCGGAAGGCCGAAAAGCGGGGCGAGGTGCCCGTGGGCGCGGTCGTGGTCAAGGGCGGCGAGGTCATCGCCCGGGGCTACAACCGGAAGGAGACCGGTGCGGACCCGACCCTGCATGCCGAGATAGTAGCCCTTAAAAGGGCCGCCAAAAAGCTCGGCGCCTGGCGGCTTACGGGCTGCACGGTCTACGTAACGCTCGAGCCGTGCCTTATGTGCATGGGCGCGATGGTCCAGGCGAGGGTCGAGAGGCTGGTATTCGCCTGCATGGACCCGAAGGCCGGGGCCTGCGGGTCGTTATATAAGGTGGCCGACGACAGGCGTCTTAACCACCGTATAAAGGTCACCAGTGGCGTGGGGGAGGTCGAGGCCCGGGAGCTTCTGAAGGGTTTTTTCTCGAAACTCAGGAAGGGGTGAACCCCCCTCCCCTCCTTCACTCCCCGAACTCCCGTCAAAAAAGTTGAAGCAAGGAGGAAGCGCGCAATAATGGAAATCATGGAAATAAAAGAGAAGATATTTCGTGAGTACGACATAAGGGGGGTCTTCGGCGAGGATCTGACCCCGGGGCTGGCGGAGCTCCTCGGCCGGGCCTACGCCGCCTACCTGAGGGAGAAGACCGGCAAGAGCCCGGACCAGACCCTTAAGGTGAGCGTCGGCCGGGACGTAAGGCTGAGTTCCGGTGAGATAAGGGACGCGCTCGTAAAGGGGCTTACAAAGGCGGGGCTCGACTGCGTGGACCTCGGCGAGTGCCCCACGCCGCTTAGCTACTTCTCGCTCCACACCCTCGACCTCGACGGCGGGATAATGATAACCGGGAGCCACAACCCGCCCGAGTATAACGGTTTCAAGGTGAGCGTCGGCAAGGAGACCATCCACGGCGCGGAGATCCAGGAGTTGAAGGAGGTCATGAAGGGAGAGCTTCCCGGTCCTGCGGAAAAATCGGGCTCGGTCGAGACGATCGACATCATATCAAAGTACGTCGACTATCTCACCGGAAAGTTCTCCATCGGCAAGGATTTAAAGAGGCCGGTCAAGGTAGCGCTCGACGCCGGGAACGGCACCGGGGGGCTCGTGGCGCCGCGCCTCATGAGGGCGCTCGGCTGCGAGGTGGTCGAACTTTTCTGCGAGCCGGACGGCCGCTTCCCCAACCACCACCCCGACCCGACGGTCGAAGAGAACATGCAGGCCCTTGTCCGGGTCGTAAAAGACGAGGGCTGCGACTTCGGCGTGGGCTACGACGGCGACTCGGACAGAATTGGGGTTGTGGACGAGCGGGGGACGATGGTCTGGGGCGACCAGCTGATGGTCATCTTCGCCGGGGACATACTGAAGAAAACGCCGGGCGCTACGATAGTCGGGGAGGTAAAGTGCTCGCAGACCATGTATGACGGGATAGAACGGCTCGGCGGAGAGGCCGTCATGTGGAAGACCGGCCACTCGCTCATAAAGGCCCGGATGAAGGAGCTCGGAGCCGCCATGGCAGGCGAGATGAGCGGCCATATATTTTTCGCGGACCGCTACTTCGGCTTCGACGACGCGGTCTACGCCACCTGCCGCCTCGCCGAGATAATGGCCGCCCGGCTCAAGGAAGATCCGGGCGCCGTATTCTCGGACATCCTGAAGGACCTGCCAAAGACCTTCGCCACGCCCGAGATAAGGGTCGACTGCCCGGACGAGGAGAAGTTCGGCGTGATAGAAAAGCTCCGTGGAGTGGTAAAGGACGGGACGGAAGATCTGCCTGTAAAGGACGTCGTTACCATAGACGGCCTCCGGGTAATATTCGACGAGGGGTGGGCGCTCGTCAGGGCCAGCAACACCCAGCCCGTTCTGGTCCTCAGGTTCGAGGCCGGGAGTGAAGAGACGGTCGAAAGGCTTAAAGAGTTCATGCGGGAGAAGCTCCGGGAAGTAAAGCCCGGCGTGACGATTCCGTGACAACCCCGCTAAAGATAATCCCGCTCGGCGGGCTCGGCGAGATAGGGATGAACATAATGGCGTTCGAGTACGACGACTCCATCATCGTCGTCGACTGCGGCCTCATGTTCCCCGAGGACTACATGCTCGGGATAGACATAGTCATCCCGGACGTAAGTTACCTCAAGAAGAACCGCGATAAAGTAAAGGCGTTCGTCATAACCCACGGCCACGAGGACCACATCGGCGCCCTTCCGTTCGTCCTGCGCGAGATAAACGCGCCCATATACGCGACGAGACTCACCCGGGGCCTCATAGAATCGAAACTTGCCGAGTTCGACCTCCTTAAGAAGACCACCTTCAACACCGTTCGCCCCAGGGATACCGTTACCATCGGCCCGTTCTCCATAGAGTTCATGCGCGTAAGCCACTCCATAGTGGACGGGGTGGCGCTCGCCATAACCACGCCCGTAGGCGTCGTGGTCCACACGGGCGACTTCAAGATGGACCAGACCCCGGTCGATGGCGAGGTCATGGACTACGCGCGCTTCTCCGAGTACGGCGAGAAAGGGGTGCTGGCGCTCCTCTCTGACTCCACTAACGTCGAGAAGGAGGGCTACACCCTCTCGGAGAGGGAGATAGGCGAGAACCTCGAGGATATCTTCAGCAAGGCGGAGGGCAGGATAATCGTGGCCGCCTTCTCGTCGAACATCCACCGCATCCAACAGGTCATGGACACGGCCGACAAGAGCGGAAGGAAGGTCATCCTTAACGGCAGGAGCATGGTCAACAATACGAGGATAGCGAGGGAGCTCGGCTACCTCCGGATCCGTGACGGCCTTATAGCGGATATGAAGCAGGTCGACAGCCTGGGGCGCCGGAAGGTGGTGCTCTTAACGACCGGCAGCCAGGGCGAGCCCATGAGCGCGCTCACCCGCATGGCGCTCGACAACCACAAGCAGCTGAAGATAGTGAAGGGCGACACGGTGGTCCTCTCGTCGAAGTTCATCCCCGGCCACGAGAAGGCCATATCGAACATGATGAACCACCTCTATCGCCGCGGGGCCGACGTGATATACGAAAAGGTCTCCGAGGTACACGTCTCGGGCCACGCGAGCCAGGAGGAGTTGAAGATTATGCTCAACATGGTAAGGCCCCGCTACTTCATCCCCGTCCACGGCGAGTACCGCCACCTGGTCCGCCACTGCCGTCTGGCCACAAAGGTCTGCGTGCCGGAAGAGAATACGATAATAGCCGAAGACGGCGACGTGGTGGAACTTACCGAAGATAGTGCCGGGATAACAGGGAAGGTCGAGTCCGGAAAAGTCTTCGTCGACGGCAAGGGCGTGGGGGACGTAAGGGACATGGTCTTGAAGGACAGGGGGCACCTGGCCAGCGACGGGATGGTGCTGGCCGTGGTGGTCCTTAACGAAAAGACCGGAGAGCTCGTCTACGGACCGGACATAGTAACGCGCGGCGTCGTGCACGAAGAGGAGAGCCCCGAACTTATAGAGGGCGCGAGGGACAGGGTAATCGCCACGCTCGGGGACATAAACGTCGAAGCCAGGAGCGATACGCTCGAAGTCACCGAAGAGGTCAGAAGGAGTCTCAGGCGCTACTTCAACAAGGCACTCGAACGAAGGCCCGTCATACTACCGCTTATAATAGAGATCTAGTTCCGTGGGGAAACCGAAAGTATACCTGGCCGACCTCCGTGCCGACTCGCAGCGGAACCTCCTGGATAAGCTCGACGAGCTTCTCGAAAAAGTCGGCGTAGGTGAAAGGTTCACGAAGGGCCAGCTCGTCGGAATAAAACTCCACTTCGGGGAAAAGGGCAACACCTCTTACATAAGGCCGGTCTTCGTAAGGAAGGTCATAGACGGTATTAAGGAGACCGGCGCAAGGCCGTTCCTTACCGATACGAATACGCTTTACGTCGGCCGGAGGACGAATACGGTCTCCCACATCGAGTGCGCGATACTTAACGGCTTCGGCTTCGCGGCAATGGCCGCGCCCGTAGTCATAGCGGACGGCCTCCGGGGCGAGAGCAAGGAGGCCGTCGAGGTTAACGGAAAGCACCTGAAAGAAGTAAGCATAGCAAAGGAGATATGCGAGGCAAGCGGGCTCGTGGTGCTCACCCACTTCAAGTGCCACGAGCTTACGGGCATGGGCGGGGCTCTGAAGAACGTCGGCATGGGGTGCGCGAGCAGGGAGGGGAAGCTCGCGCAGCACTCCAACTGCGCTCCTATCGTGGATGAGACCGGTTGTACGGCCTGCGGCGAGTGCGCGCTCATCTGCCCGGCGGACGCCATAGAGATAGGCAAGGCGGCCGTCATAGACGAAAAGCTCTGCATCGGATGCAGCCACTGCATAGCCGTCTGCCCCGAGGGCACGATAAACGTACAGTGGAACGAGAACGCCTCCGGGGTGCAGGAGAAGATGGTCGAGCACGCGAAGGGGGCGCTTAAGGGCAAGGACGGCAGGTGCGTCTACGTAAGCTTTATAACGCAGGTCTCCCCTCTCTGCGATTGCTACGGACATACGGACGCGCCTATAGTGCCGGACGTCGGGATAGCGGCCTCGGTTGACCCCGTAGCCCTGGACCGGGCATGCGCGGACCTCGTCAACAGGCAGGAGGGGTATAAGGGTACGGCGCTAAGCGCGGGCCACGAGCCCGGAGGAGACAAGTTTCGGGGGGTGCATCCGGATATAGACTGGGAGGTGCAGCTTAACTACGGCGAAGAGGCGGGGCTCGGGACGAAAGACTATGAACTGGAGGAGGTTTGATATGTATATAAGAAAAGGGAGAGATAACGGGTATCTCGTTTTTTTCGTGGGGTTAACGCTCTTGACGCTCCTTAGTTCGTGCGGGGTCATGAGGACGCTCAAGATAAGGTG
This portion of the Thermodesulfobacteriota bacterium genome encodes:
- a CDS encoding ribonuclease J, yielding MTTPLKIIPLGGLGEIGMNIMAFEYDDSIIVVDCGLMFPEDYMLGIDIVIPDVSYLKKNRDKVKAFVITHGHEDHIGALPFVLREINAPIYATRLTRGLIESKLAEFDLLKKTTFNTVRPRDTVTIGPFSIEFMRVSHSIVDGVALAITTPVGVVVHTGDFKMDQTPVDGEVMDYARFSEYGEKGVLALLSDSTNVEKEGYTLSEREIGENLEDIFSKAEGRIIVAAFSSNIHRIQQVMDTADKSGRKVILNGRSMVNNTRIARELGYLRIRDGLIADMKQVDSLGRRKVVLLTTGSQGEPMSALTRMALDNHKQLKIVKGDTVVLSSKFIPGHEKAISNMMNHLYRRGADVIYEKVSEVHVSGHASQEELKIMLNMVRPRYFIPVHGEYRHLVRHCRLATKVCVPEENTIIAEDGDVVELTEDSAGITGKVESGKVFVDGKGVGDVRDMVLKDRGHLASDGMVLAVVVLNEKTGELVYGPDIVTRGVVHEEESPELIEGARDRVIATLGDINVEARSDTLEVTEEVRRSLRRYFNKALERRPVILPLIIEI
- the tadA gene encoding tRNA adenosine(34) deaminase TadA gives rise to the protein MDDKFFMASALKEARKAEKRGEVPVGAVVVKGGEVIARGYNRKETGADPTLHAEIVALKRAAKKLGAWRLTGCTVYVTLEPCLMCMGAMVQARVERLVFACMDPKAGACGSLYKVADDRRLNHRIKVTSGVGEVEARELLKGFFSKLRKG
- a CDS encoding MBL fold metallo-hydrolase, translating into MAELKDSIEHSGFRYEWLGQSTVRITTPDGLIVYTDPVMLDPDPPKADLIVITHHHVDHCLPEFVRAIRGEETQLASFHASYIKHCAEDIKGVRTVKIGQTVELKGVRITGVEAYAARGFHTKGEGCGFLMEIEGQRIYFSGDTARTPEMGKLKDVDVAIVSIVDNIHAIDTGEIVEAVKEMKPGLFIPVHFTPPDAADPEIKDGMFATQDPRFFTRKEDPVRLVKSFEGTGTEVGLLRML
- a CDS encoding phosphomannomutase/phosphoglucomutase, producing the protein MEIMEIKEKIFREYDIRGVFGEDLTPGLAELLGRAYAAYLREKTGKSPDQTLKVSVGRDVRLSSGEIRDALVKGLTKAGLDCVDLGECPTPLSYFSLHTLDLDGGIMITGSHNPPEYNGFKVSVGKETIHGAEIQELKEVMKGELPGPAEKSGSVETIDIISKYVDYLTGKFSIGKDLKRPVKVALDAGNGTGGLVAPRLMRALGCEVVELFCEPDGRFPNHHPDPTVEENMQALVRVVKDEGCDFGVGYDGDSDRIGVVDERGTMVWGDQLMVIFAGDILKKTPGATIVGEVKCSQTMYDGIERLGGEAVMWKTGHSLIKARMKELGAAMAGEMSGHIFFADRYFGFDDAVYATCRLAEIMAARLKEDPGAVFSDILKDLPKTFATPEIRVDCPDEEKFGVIEKLRGVVKDGTEDLPVKDVVTIDGLRVIFDEGWALVRASNTQPVLVLRFEAGSEETVERLKEFMREKLREVKPGVTIP
- a CDS encoding DUF362 domain-containing protein translates to MGKPKVYLADLRADSQRNLLDKLDELLEKVGVGERFTKGQLVGIKLHFGEKGNTSYIRPVFVRKVIDGIKETGARPFLTDTNTLYVGRRTNTVSHIECAILNGFGFAAMAAPVVIADGLRGESKEAVEVNGKHLKEVSIAKEICEASGLVVLTHFKCHELTGMGGALKNVGMGCASREGKLAQHSNCAPIVDETGCTACGECALICPADAIEIGKAAVIDEKLCIGCSHCIAVCPEGTINVQWNENASGVQEKMVEHAKGALKGKDGRCVYVSFITQVSPLCDCYGHTDAPIVPDVGIAASVDPVALDRACADLVNRQEGYKGTALSAGHEPGGDKFRGVHPDIDWEVQLNYGEEAGLGTKDYELEEV